Proteins encoded by one window of uncultured Draconibacterium sp.:
- a CDS encoding methyltransferase domain-containing protein: protein METTHTTISNRITGNGRENIPNLFFKMMTFLMKLSDLFAGQSERNFSRLPIKEGQIVVDYGCGPARYIKNASETVGSNGRVFAVDIHPMAISNVNRKIEKHALSNVEAILADGYSCAIPNRIADVVYALDMFHMIEHPTELIRELARIVMYHGIIVIEDGHQPRTKTIEKIKNSGLLCIYSENKHHVVCKLKETKCLPPVS from the coding sequence ATGGAAACTACACACACCACCATCAGCAATAGAATTACCGGCAATGGCCGCGAAAATATTCCAAACCTGTTTTTTAAAATGATGACTTTTCTGATGAAGCTCAGCGATCTGTTCGCCGGGCAGTCGGAGCGCAATTTTAGCCGCCTGCCAATAAAAGAGGGTCAGATTGTAGTTGACTACGGCTGCGGACCGGCACGTTACATAAAGAATGCTTCGGAAACGGTTGGTTCCAACGGAAGGGTTTTCGCCGTCGACATTCATCCCATGGCCATTAGCAATGTAAACCGGAAAATTGAAAAGCATGCACTCTCCAACGTAGAAGCCATTCTGGCCGACGGTTATTCGTGCGCCATACCTAACCGCATTGCCGATGTGGTTTACGCCCTCGACATGTTTCATATGATTGAACACCCCACCGAACTGATTCGCGAACTGGCACGCATTGTTATGTATCACGGAATAATTGTTATTGAAGACGGGCATCAGCCACGCACCAAAACCATTGAAAAGATTAAGAATTCAGGACTTTTGTGCATTTACAGCGAAAACAAACATCACGTAGTTTGCAAGCTTAAAGAGACCAAATGTTTACCACCTGTTTCATAA
- the lspA gene encoding signal peptidase II, with the protein MKKTIIKYLILISFMISGCSADLKTKEIAKTNLKEHSTVLIENAFDLRYVENHSVAFGFLGSIKKSIRLPLIFLLTISASMFAFVMIWKMKNKQFRLLLPFFILIGGAYGNILDRIFNGFVTDFFHVHYFYEYNFPVFNVADILVNIAVFLIIIQWKDFKPIFENMLGENPEPLIK; encoded by the coding sequence ATGAAAAAGACAATAATTAAGTATTTGATTCTGATATCGTTTATGATATCAGGATGTTCAGCCGATCTAAAAACCAAAGAGATTGCCAAAACTAACCTGAAAGAGCATTCGACAGTTTTAATTGAAAATGCCTTCGACCTTCGTTATGTCGAGAATCATTCAGTTGCTTTTGGCTTCCTGGGATCAATTAAAAAAAGTATCAGGCTGCCGTTAATTTTCCTGTTAACTATTTCTGCATCAATGTTTGCATTTGTAATGATCTGGAAAATGAAGAATAAGCAATTCAGATTATTGCTGCCTTTTTTTATACTGATTGGCGGGGCTTATGGAAATATTTTAGATAGGATCTTTAATGGCTTTGTAACCGACTTTTTTCATGTACACTACTTTTATGAATATAATTTTCCGGTTTTTAATGTAGCCGATATATTGGTAAACATTGCCGTTTTTCTGATAATTATTCAGTGGAAAGATTTTAAACCAATCTTCGAGAATATGCTGGGTGAAAACCCAGAACCATTGATCAAGTAA
- a CDS encoding nuclear transport factor 2 family protein, producing MRPKQLIEEWVKVFNEGNAERIANFYHADATNHQVANEPVVGKAAIREMFENEFSQAEMTCIVENIFEDNNWGILEWKDPNGLRGCGFFQITDGKIKFQRGYWDKLSFLRFNPLPIPHE from the coding sequence ATGCGACCAAAACAATTAATTGAAGAATGGGTAAAAGTTTTTAATGAAGGAAATGCCGAAAGAATCGCAAACTTTTATCATGCCGACGCTACAAATCACCAGGTGGCCAACGAGCCTGTTGTTGGAAAAGCGGCGATTCGCGAAATGTTTGAAAACGAATTTAGCCAGGCTGAAATGACCTGTATCGTCGAAAATATTTTTGAGGATAACAATTGGGGAATACTCGAATGGAAAGATCCGAATGGATTAAGAGGTTGTGGTTTTTTTCAGATTACCGATGGAAAAATAAAATTTCAACGTGGCTACTGGGATAAACTGTCGTTTCTGCGCTTTAATCCCCTTCCCATCCCGCACGAGTAG
- a CDS encoding energy transducer TonB — MKTIKILFVCMLAAIFAHAQETVPPYMMHDVEVTPPKFTAVKYTQPENANSLKAYISQNFEYNPEFGKTVEGTEVVKFVINTDGRVSDVEVVNSVSSTVDRLITNIIEETDYMWVPGKNNGVPVAMEKEIAVKIKLGMTEKSAERRDFTEIARNYFTKGSEKLFFDRKAKKAIKQFELAIRYRPYDQAALYMLALCEMDQGNENAAQAYVDRFKELGGDLNLMDASLTEHIKSIEAHEDLAKLFAIK; from the coding sequence ATGAAAACAATTAAAATTTTATTCGTATGCATGTTAGCAGCCATATTTGCTCATGCCCAAGAAACAGTGCCTCCTTACATGATGCACGATGTAGAAGTTACACCTCCAAAATTTACTGCAGTGAAGTACACTCAACCTGAAAATGCAAATTCGCTTAAAGCCTACATCTCCCAAAACTTTGAATACAACCCAGAGTTTGGAAAGACCGTTGAAGGCACCGAAGTTGTAAAGTTTGTTATTAATACCGATGGCAGGGTATCAGACGTTGAGGTAGTAAACAGTGTTTCGTCGACAGTAGACAGGCTTATTACCAATATTATTGAAGAAACCGATTACATGTGGGTACCGGGGAAAAACAATGGTGTTCCGGTTGCCATGGAAAAAGAAATTGCTGTTAAAATTAAATTAGGCATGACAGAAAAATCGGCAGAACGACGTGATTTTACTGAAATTGCCCGGAATTATTTCACTAAGGGTTCCGAGAAATTATTCTTCGACCGAAAAGCTAAAAAAGCCATTAAACAATTCGAACTGGCCATTCGCTACCGTCCTTATGATCAGGCTGCATTATATATGTTGGCACTGTGCGAAATGGACCAGGGAAATGAGAATGCTGCACAGGCATATGTCGATCGGTTTAAAGAATTGGGAGGCGATTTGAACCTTATGGATGCAAGCCTGACGGAACATATTAAAAGCATTGAGGCTCACGAAGATCTGGCAAAGCTTTTTGCAATCAAATAA